The Plasmodium malariae genome assembly, chromosome: 3 genome window below encodes:
- the PmUG01_03021800 gene encoding conserved Plasmodium protein, unknown function has translation MKTHADHRKNNKDRKKKKKKKRSEYVDVSYSNKSKVNIKNIKTLYSIFSYTDKNTNYQDEEEENDIFANNILKRHARRNSKSLYYNNGKETILNKINYNNLSSFINNDIYNNCNREILSDTEREIDLVFNSNIDLYHSDKNPSNDTPFFNNGKGVLKDKSIYDQRKESILNGGNRFSQILYFENVEGYKAFNSNSGKNCSIGRGIKDNIGRSIKRRSNSSRKGNRAVNETYKTDEERIWDALDYPFVGSGTRGKDKEKEKEGKLCKKSSVQENCSHNIFPQHSFFHFSDEPLSNEYESEFGESFRKNSFEGTHKVQDSDMYPYFDILSLDSNSGRKKSAILHDFDQAKNENSKDIEFFPVDSWEKIDIIKLNEANHFNNVLSDCSEIKTSEDEKIDVIIKAGVNDKYYIHEEENLKEFNEFQVKSNVEISKEKEKENDENVFSSYVFLEQLNEDLLLSDLASGRRKGVDVHFYHDNLKDDKGINTKDYIPSVNIKEKDEEGKQKKGISISSEIYYNEKEYNSLPISTEEDHWKDQKLDAFFFENEAKDSILLDPITDRKIKKKGMKMRSEAGLEAGWEKSSIFFEKFSKNVSVPSNRVSACPIRNNEIDEKKKNKKNKNNNNSSSYNNNSSSYNNNSSSYNNNSSSYNNNSSSYNNNSSSYNNNSSSYNNNSSSYNNNSSSYNNNNTMNDVYKSNYDDVNLVNSTECALYNSKLCSPSSTFNHWDNCTNMMTYTPVNIAHNDVSFGSIGSEKMNLFHLNVNDVKEDYFEEVFLHEGEMNSHTVCTHDDLFSYEEKGVSSDIDINIGANNSKETDTKGSLFSSEQTLFDDKMVINMDCLKKHMNDFFIFDHNQSIDSTNGLDKSMYDVNADKKKAANGKITPFTELTSLNDNFFFPLEGLKEEKDAFTSITESFGQMQFQHSALDEGVGKREQYPHNVHDGAFKEGKQSEWQTEQHTDRHIEQQTNPADVEIHLDEVHCSPIHSDIFSFLQEGEEVRMDGVVEEKKEMQMRFISRTNRNSIVMEKEKNDDEDIVKQSLQKGIECKDGTYMCLNNVDHYMKRNHTELGTDCESNAFLEIIEEIENISKDIIGNNMNDEIFFENETGNFSSCISIDAEKDNCNEERVLRDELRGTLYVNRCMSNSSSYQFKKTENASSNEIHLSDKRYDDIHLYFDHLNKLNRRSITGEAENSLDKGKKPNIEIHTVNKKQGSTTSKWEKIDRKAHVDGMIKMNNQVDYKNRSVNFDSFFLNQKKKTEEGRLHIKSNILPNEQELKFYESIYNILMNKEYIESFRVIEENADSNCRDIDIFNFQIYLKRVKNIMKRGFIDMYDYTDYTHILIDDIFYMNIKEFFLFNIYIVNINKCINRKNVLINNISNTHNFINDFYNKYEKVLTQDEFYKNISYSLYFLVFINLLVDMSFKLLCCVKKVNPNELLKRVISYIQEEKMMHVLIETYSYLYHIYEVLTKRTLDEKRKKKVIKIIRKSKSFKLVSKYIFKINNSCFHLLLFFLPLSVPPFKNKTNISEYLLNYFLKNINKIIFKYIKDENGSKAFHVERTHAQDGIVHLKKSYPRRENNTKEEVVSDGKRLTSEDGETPTRVNYNNDSYLKEKGKGTKDYEINKCILKRQAKNELNKTDKRYTNKWEKIEQQPLLCKNIGNLLNKNIKGIIDNIVKNNKKNICLLKIKKLEQLFLYCFQQNNNEKPTNNLISVLTDIHINEKIEHIENILELYIKKNIYFYHTFFKRIIPIVNSITNIFEDLETLFSLYINYKIKKRKKLFYFYDPWLSNYDTFLSFTQLDAMKVADDHVHATLFPHQKGQCGKKKKKKKKGYSGKMQLEVAHEGVESGQTENENVERKEGKKEKEKEEEKEEEKEEEKEEEKEEEKEEEKKKEKKKEKDEDKDVNMDVDADKDDDEHVNEMLCQSTCEAEDFIGDFKTMDKNFVTNNIFHDIKNFYDIKNISHILSYVASEKNTYKSEHKYRSNLSENKLKEYYSYILKLCYDERYIKINTRALKCLFFNLYYS, from the coding sequence ATGAAAACGCACGCGGACCATCGCAAAAACAATAAAGacagaaagaaaaaaaaaaaaaaaaagagaagcgAATATGTGGATGTGAGCTACTCAAATAAAAGCAAAGttaatattaagaatataaaaacgttatatagtatattttcttatacgGATAAAAATACCAATTACCAAGATGAGGAAGAAGAGAATGATATATTTGCAAATAATATACTAAAACGACATGCAAGAAGAAATAGTAAAAGCTTGTATTACAACAATGGTAAGGAAActatattaaacaaaataaattataataatttaagctcttttattaataacgatatatataataattgcaACAGGGAAATATTAAGTGACACAGAAAGAGAAATTGATCTAGTTTTTAATAGTAACATCGATTTATATCATAGCGATAAGAATCCATCGAATGAtactcctttttttaataacggAAAGGGTGTGCTAAAAGATAAAAGTATTTATGATCAAAGGAAAGAGAGCATACTAAATGGAGGGAACAGGTTCAGCCAAATTTTGTATTTCGAAAATGTGGAAGGCTATAAGGCATTTAACAGTAACAGTGGAAAAAACTGTAGCATTGGGAGAGGCATTAAGGACAACATTGGGAGGAGTATTAAACGCAGAAGTAACAGCAGTAGAAAGGGTAACCGTGCTGTAAATGAAACTTACAAGACGGATGAAGAAAGAATATGGGATGCCTTGGACTATCCATTTGTTGGTAGTGGTACGCGTGGGAAAGATaaagagaaagagaaagaaggtaaattatgtaaaaaaagcAGTGTGCAGGAAAATTGTTCACACAATATTTTTCCTCAGCAtagtttttttcatttttcggATGAACCATTAAGTAACGAGTACGAGTCAGAGTTTGGAGAGTCGTTTCGGAAAAACAGCTTTGAGGGGACCCATAAGGTACAAGATAGTGATATGTACCcatattttgatattttaaGTCTCGATTCTAATAGTGGTAGAAAAAAATCTGCAATTTTGCATGACTTTGATCAGgcgaaaaatgaaaatagtaAAGATATTGAGTTTTTCCCTGTAGACTCATGGGAAAAAATAGACATCATAAAACTAAACGAAGCAAACCATTTTAATAACGTATTGAGTGACTGTtcagaaataaaaacaagCGAGGATGAAAAAATAGATGTAATAATCAAAGCAGGAGTAAAtgacaaatattatatacatgagGAGGAAAATTTAAAGGAGTTCAATGAATTTCAAGTTAAAAGTAATGTTGAAATATCAAAGgagaaagaaaaggaaaatgatgaaaacgTTTTTTCTAGTTATGTTTTTCTCGAACAATTAAATGAGGACTTACTACTGTCCGACTTGGCAAGTGGTAGAAGAAAAGGAGTGGATGTTCATTTCTACCATGATAACTTAAAAGATGACAAGGGAATTAATACAAAAGACTACATACCTtctgtaaatataaaagaaaaggatgAAGAGGggaagcaaaaaaaaggtatatcTATTTCAAGTGAAATATactataatgaaaaagaatataactCTCTTCCAATCAGTACTGAAGAGGATCATTGGAAGGACCAAAAGTTAGATGCAttcttttttgaaaatgaaGCGAAGGACTCGATTCTCTTGGATCCTATAACGGacaggaaaataaaaaaaaagggtatGAAAATGAGAAGTGAAGCAGGATTGGAAGCGGGATGGGAAAAATcaagtatattttttgaaaaattttcaaaaaatgtaaGTGTTCCTTCCAACCGAGTGTCTGCCTGCCCAATTAGGAATAACGAAAtcgatgaaaaaaaaaaaaataaaaaaaataaaaataataataatagtagtagttataataataatagtagtagttataacaataatagtagtagttataacaataatagtagtagttataacaataatagtagtagttataataataatagtagtagttataacaataatagtagtagttataacaataatagtagtagttataacaataatagtagtagttataataataataacaccATGAATGATGTTTATAAATCTAATTATGACGATGTCAACTTGGTAAATAGTACAGAATGTGCATTATACAATAGCAAGCTTTGTTCCCCTAGTAGTACTTTCAACCATTGGGACAACTGTACCAACATGATGACTTATACCCCTGTCAATATTGCACATAACGATGTGAGTTTTGGAAGCATTGGTAGTGAAAAGATGAACCTTTTCCACTTAAACGTTAATGATGTAAAAGAAGACTATTTTGAAGAGGTATTTTTACATGAAGGGGAGATGAATAGTCATACTGTATGCACTCATGATGATTTGTTTTCATATGAAGAGAAAGGAGTTAGTTCAGATATCGACATTAATATAGGGGCTAATAATTCTAAGGAAACAGATACAAAGGGGAGTTTATTCTCTTCAGAACAAACCCTTTTTGATGATAAAATGGTAATAAATATGGACTGTTTAAAGAAACATATGAAcgatttcttcatttttgaCCATAACCAAAGTATAGATAGCACAAATGGTTTGGACAAAAGTATGTACGATGTGAATGCTGATAAAAAGAAAGCTGCAAATGGAAAGATAACACCATTTACCGAGTTAACGTCTTTGAATGATAacttcttttttccattgGAAGGActtaaagaagaaaaggacGCTTTCACCTCTATCACTGAGTCATTTGGACAAATGCAATTCCAGCACAGTGCATTAGATGAGGGGGTAGGAAAAAGAGAGCAGTACCCCCATAATGTGCACGATGGAGCATTTAAAGAGGGGAAGCAATCAGAGTGGCAAACAGAGCAACACACAGATCGGCATATAGAGCAACAAACAAATCCAGCGGATGTCGAAATCCACCTGGACGAAGTGCACTGTAGTCCCATCCACAGTgatatcttttcttttcttcaaGAAGGGGAAGAAGTACGCATGGACGGAGTGgtagaagagaaaaaagagatGCAAATGCGTTTTATCTCAAGGACAAATAGAAATAGCATTGTtatggaaaaggaaaagaacgATGATGAGGATATAGTAAAACAGAGTTTACAGAAAGGAATAGAATGTAAGGACGGTACTTATATGTGTCTAAATAATGTAGATCATTATATGAAGAGAAATCACACGGAACTTGGAACAGACTGTGAGAGTAACGcttttttagaaataatagaAGAGATAGAAAATATCAGTAAAGACATAATTGGAAATAACATGAAcgatgaaatattttttgaaaatgaaACAGGAAATTTTAGCAGTTGTATAAGTATTGATGCAGAAAAGGACAACTGTAACGAGGAAAGAGTGTTAAGGGATGAGTTAAGGGGTACACTATATGTGAATAGATGCATgagtaatagtagtagttatcagtttaaaaaaacagaGAATGCCTCTTCCAATGAGATACACCTCAGTGACAAACGGTATGATGATATACACCTATATTTTGACCATTTGAATAAACTTAATAGAAGAAGTATTACGGGGGAAGCCGAGAATTCCTTAGATAAGGGAAAGAAACCAAATATAGAGATACATACGGTAAATAAGAAGCAAGGTAGTACTACTAgtaaatgggaaaaaatagATAGAAAAGCACATGTTGATGGAATGATAAAGATGAATAACCAAGttgattataaaaataggaGTGTTAATTTtgattccttttttttgaatcAAAAGAAGAAAACAGAGGAGGGACGACTTCACATCAAGTCGAATATACTACCTAACGAACAAGAATTAAAATTCTATGAATCTATTTACAATATACTTATGAACAAAGAGTATATAGAATCATTTCGTGTAATAGAAGAGAACGCAGATTCAAACTGTAGAGATatagatatttttaattttcaaatatatttaaaaagagtaaagaatattatgaaaagaGGTTTTATCGATATGTATGATTATACAGACTATACACATATACTTATagatgatatattttatatgaatataaaagaatttttccttttcaatatatacatagtaaatataaataaatgtataaacaGAAAGAATGTtctaattaataatattagcaatactcataattttatcaacgatttttataataaatatgaaaaggtTCTAACACAAgatgaattttataaaaacataagcTACTCTCTTTATTTCttagtttttataaatttgcTTGTAGATATGTCATTTAAACTGCTTTGCTGtgttaaaaaagtaaatccCAATGAACTACTAAAGAGAGTAATAAGTTATATACAAGAGGAAAAAATGATGCACGTATTGATAGAAACTTATTCCTACTTGTACCATATTTATGAAGTGTTGACCAAACGTACCCTAgatgaaaagagaaaaaaaaaagtaataaaaataattcgaAAAAGCAAAAGTTTTAAACTagtaagtaaatatatattcaaaataaataattcttgtTTTCATCTCTTACTATTTTTCCTTCCATTATCTGTTCcaccttttaaaaataaaacgaacATTTCCGAGtatcttttaaattactttttgaaaaatatcaacaaaattatttttaaatatataaaggatGAGAATGGTAGTAAGGCATTCCATGTTGAACGTACACATGCACAGGATGGAATAGTTCATTTAAAGAAGTCTTATCCTCGAAGGGAAAACAATACTAAAGAAGAAGTGGTATCTGATGGAAAGAGGTTAACAAGTGAGGATGGAGAAACACCTACACGTGTAAACTATAACAATGATTCATATTTGAAAGAAAAGGGAAAAGGGACAAAAgattatgaaataaataaatgtattttgaAAAGACAAGCAAAGAATGAGTTGAACAAGACCGACAAAAGGTATACGAACAAGTGGGAAAAAATTGAGCAGCAACCTCTCCTTTGTAAGAATATAGGAAACctgttaaataaaaacatcaAAGGAATAATTGACAATATTGTaaagaacaataaaaaaaatatttgcttattgaaaataaaaaaattagagcaattatttctatattgtTTTCAGCAGAACAATAATGAAAAACCTACAAACAATTTAATATCTGTTTTAAcagatatacatattaatgaaaaaattgaacatatcgaaaatatattagaactgtatataaaaaaaaatatatacttttatcaTACCTTTTTTAAACGTATTATACCTATTGTTAATAGTATAACCAATATTTTTGAAGATTTAGAAACTCTATTTtcgttatatattaattataaaattaaaaagaggaagaaattattttatttttatgatccCTGGTTGAGTAACTATGACACCTTTTTATCCTTTACACAGTTGGATGCAATGAAAGTGGCAGATGACCATGTGCATGCAACTTTGTTTCCTCACCAAAAGGGGCAgtgtggaaaaaaaaaaaaaaaaaaaaaaaaaggatacaGCGGAAAAATGCAGTTAGAGGTGGCACACGAGGGAGTGGAATCGGGACAAacggaaaatgaaaatgtagaGAGGAAGGAGGGGAAGAAGGAGAAGGAGAAGGAGGAGGAGAAGGAGGAGGAGAAGGAGGAGGAGAAGGAGGAGGAGAAGGAGGAGGAGAAGGAGGAGGAGAAGAAGAAGGAGAAGAAGAAGGAGAAGGATGAAGATAAGGATGTGAATATGGATGTGGATGCGGATAAAGATGACGATGAACATGTGAATGAGATGCTCTGTCAGAGTACCTGCGAAGCGGAAGACTTCATAGGCGATTTCAAAACAATGGATAAAAATTTCGTTACaaacaatatatttcatgatataaaaaatttttacgatataaaaaatattagtcATATACTTTCATATGTAGCTAGCGAGAAGAATACCTACAAAAGCGAACACAAATATAGGAGCAATTTGAGTGAGAACAAATTAAAGGAGTATTATtcgtatattttaaaactgtGTTATGATGagagatatataaaaataaacacgAGAGCACTTAAGTGTCTCTTCTTTAATTTGTACTACAGTTAG